A part of Caretta caretta isolate rCarCar2 chromosome 1, rCarCar1.hap1, whole genome shotgun sequence genomic DNA contains:
- the ARL11 gene encoding ADP-ribosylation factor-like protein 11, with protein MGTLSSKAWYKRDARVVMLGLDFAGKSTILSKLKSNEVVETFPTVGFNVESLKTPCHLPVTLWDVGGQAKLRTSWKDYLEDTDTLIFVLDSADKTRLPEAMAELEKVLNNVNMTGVPVLLLANKQELPRSLSLSELREMLNLEWFSGRSWELRGCSAHTGEGLREALMALAGLLKSRDKNSSECVYAPLQ; from the coding sequence atggggaccttGAGCTCCAAGGCTTGGTACAAAAGAGACGCCCGGGTGGTGATGCTGGGACTGGATTTTGCTGGCAAATCCACCATCTTGTCTAAATTGAAGAGCAACGAGGTTGTGGAGACTTTCCCGACAGTGGGCTTCAATGTGGAGTCTCTGAAAACCCCGTGTCATCTACCCGTGACTCTCTGGGATGTGGGTGGCCAAGCCAAACTCCGCACTAGCTGGAAGGACTATCTGGAAGACACGGACACTCTCATCTTTGTGCTGGACAGTGCCGACAAAACCCGGCTGCCAGAGGCAATGGCTGAACTGGAGAAAGTTCTGAACAACGTAAACATGACAGGGGTTCCAGTCTTGCTTCTGGCCAACAAGCAGGAGCTGCCAAGGTCCCTGTCTCTCTCAGAGCTGCGGGAGATGCTGAATCTCGAATGGTTCAGTGGCCGAAGCTGGGAGCTGAGAGGGTGCAGTGCTCACACTGGCGAGGGGCTGAGGGAAGCCTTAATGGCCCTGGCAGGACTTCTTAAGAGCCGGGATAAGAATTCCAGTGAATGTGTCTATGCGCCACTCCAGTGA